The following coding sequences are from one Halorubrum sp. BOL3-1 window:
- a CDS encoding ammonium transporter, with translation MTGGVLASIDPSVLVEGVNLMWVAVVCFLIFFMHAGFAMLEAGQVRAKNVANQLTKNLLTWSVGILIYFLVGFGVEGLSTGGGFSAASALADGGWVDSWLFGAVFAMTAATIVSGAVAGRAKLRAYVAYTIAISAVIYPVVAGITWGGGFLGGSGLGFTDFAGGMIVHGMGGIAGLTAAYVLGPRMDRYAEDGSSNVIPGHSMTFAVLGTLILAFGWYGFNVGTTATVFAVDGGELVLDGYASVGRVALGTTLGMAAGGVGAAAASLALSKKVDTLYVANGLLAGLVGVTGIANLATWWGAVAVGLLCGLQLPLVFEFVSDTMKIDDVCAVFPVHGSAGVLGVLALPFVSINGFSVDLLVSQVIGVVVIGAWTVVATAVVFGAFKAAGQARVTPEHERDGLDVSEHGVETYPEFGRANVATDGGSSVVDTTDTTDDSPRADGGEETGAEIKMVTAVVRPDKLGAIKQALAEVNAPSLTVTNVSGRGSQPAKKGQWRGEEFTVDLHQKVKVEVVVADIPADEVAEAIADAAETGEPGDGKVFVLPVEDALQVRTGATGPEAV, from the coding sequence GTGACGGGTGGCGTACTCGCCTCGATCGACCCGAGCGTCCTCGTCGAGGGCGTGAACCTGATGTGGGTCGCGGTGGTCTGTTTCCTGATCTTCTTCATGCACGCCGGCTTCGCGATGCTCGAAGCGGGGCAGGTGCGCGCGAAGAACGTCGCCAACCAGCTCACCAAGAATCTGCTGACGTGGAGCGTCGGCATCCTGATCTACTTCCTCGTCGGCTTCGGCGTCGAGGGACTCTCCACCGGCGGCGGCTTCTCGGCGGCCTCCGCTCTTGCCGACGGCGGCTGGGTCGACAGCTGGCTGTTCGGGGCCGTCTTCGCGATGACCGCCGCGACGATCGTCTCCGGCGCTGTCGCCGGTCGCGCGAAGCTCCGCGCGTACGTGGCGTACACGATCGCCATCTCCGCGGTCATCTACCCGGTCGTCGCGGGGATCACCTGGGGCGGCGGCTTCCTCGGTGGAAGCGGCCTCGGCTTCACCGACTTCGCGGGCGGCATGATCGTCCACGGGATGGGTGGCATCGCGGGTCTCACTGCGGCGTACGTGCTCGGTCCGCGGATGGACCGCTACGCCGAGGACGGCTCCTCGAACGTCATCCCCGGTCACTCGATGACGTTCGCGGTGCTCGGCACGCTCATCCTGGCGTTCGGCTGGTACGGCTTCAACGTCGGCACGACCGCGACGGTGTTCGCGGTCGACGGCGGCGAACTCGTACTTGACGGCTACGCTTCCGTCGGACGCGTCGCACTCGGGACGACGCTCGGTATGGCCGCCGGCGGCGTGGGCGCCGCCGCGGCCTCGCTGGCGCTCTCGAAGAAGGTCGACACGCTGTACGTCGCGAACGGGCTGCTCGCCGGGCTGGTCGGCGTGACCGGAATCGCGAACCTCGCCACGTGGTGGGGCGCGGTCGCGGTCGGCCTCCTCTGCGGTCTCCAGCTCCCGCTGGTCTTCGAGTTCGTCTCGGACACTATGAAGATCGACGACGTCTGCGCGGTGTTCCCGGTCCACGGGTCCGCCGGAGTCCTCGGCGTGCTCGCGCTGCCGTTCGTCAGCATCAACGGCTTCTCGGTCGACCTACTCGTCTCGCAGGTGATCGGCGTGGTCGTCATCGGCGCGTGGACCGTCGTCGCGACCGCGGTCGTCTTCGGCGCGTTCAAGGCTGCCGGACAGGCCCGCGTCACCCCCGAACACGAACGCGACGGGCTCGACGTCAGCGAGCACGGCGTCGAGACGTACCCCGAGTTCGGCCGCGCGAACGTGGCGACCGACGGCGGCTCGTCGGTCGTCGACACGACCGACACGACCGACGACTCGCCGCGCGCCGACGGCGGCGAGGAAACGGGCGCAGAGATCAAGATGGTCACCGCGGTCGTCCGCCCCGACAAGCTCGGGGCCATCAAGCAGGCGCTCGCGGAGGTCAACGCGCCCTCGCTCACGGTGACGAACGTCTCCGGCCGCGGCAGCCAGCCCGCGAAGAAGGGCCAGTGGCGCGGCGAGGAGTTCACCGTCGACCTCCACCAGAAGGTGAAGGTCGAGGTCGTCGTCGCCGACATCCCGGCCGACGAGGTCGCGGAGGCCATCGCCGACGCCGCCGAGACCGGCGAACCGGGCGACGGCAAGGTGTTCGTCCTCCCGGTCGAGGACGCGCTTCAGGTCCGCACGGGCGCGACCGGTCCGGAGGCGGTGTAG
- a CDS encoding glutamate-1-semialdehyde 2,1-aminomutase yields MNHERSRGLYDRALSVMPGGVNSSVRATMPHPFFVERGDGGHVIDADGNRYIDWVMGYGPLLYGHDLPDPVEAAVRSHVAEGPMYGAPTEIEVEHAEFVARHVPSVESIRFVNSGTEATVSAVRLARGHTDRDKIVVMRGGYHGAQESTLVEGSPDDPSPSTKGIPTEFAEHTLPIPFNDPQAAKEVFAEHGDEIAAVLVEPILANTGIVTPVDGYHETLRDLCDDNGALLVFDEVITGFRVGGLGCAQSKFGVTPDVTTFGKIIGGGFPVGAIGGKAEIVEGFTPAGDVFQSGTFSGHPVTMAAGKATLEYAAENDVYEHVNRLGRKLREGIAEICAERAPEYTVVGTDSMFKTVFTREAPDDVDACCAGGCRQDPDCARYDSCPKTGADVAATATDRWERVFWQEMKDRGVFLTANQFECQFTSYAHTEEDIERTLAAYREAI; encoded by the coding sequence ATGAACCACGAGCGCTCGCGCGGGCTGTACGACCGCGCGCTGTCGGTCATGCCGGGCGGCGTCAACTCCTCGGTCCGGGCGACGATGCCGCACCCGTTCTTCGTCGAGCGCGGCGACGGCGGCCACGTGATCGACGCCGACGGCAACCGGTATATCGACTGGGTGATGGGGTACGGACCCCTGCTGTACGGCCACGACCTCCCGGACCCGGTCGAGGCGGCGGTCCGGTCGCACGTCGCGGAGGGACCGATGTACGGCGCTCCCACGGAGATAGAGGTCGAACACGCCGAGTTCGTGGCGCGACACGTCCCGAGCGTGGAGTCGATCCGGTTCGTCAACTCCGGCACGGAGGCGACCGTCTCGGCGGTGCGACTGGCGCGCGGCCACACCGACCGCGACAAGATCGTCGTGATGCGGGGAGGGTATCACGGCGCACAGGAGTCAACGCTGGTGGAGGGCTCGCCCGACGACCCCAGTCCCTCGACGAAGGGGATCCCGACGGAGTTCGCGGAACACACCCTTCCGATCCCCTTTAACGACCCGCAGGCGGCGAAGGAGGTGTTCGCGGAGCACGGCGACGAGATCGCGGCGGTCCTCGTCGAGCCGATCCTCGCCAACACGGGGATCGTGACTCCCGTCGACGGCTACCACGAGACGCTTCGGGACCTCTGTGACGACAACGGCGCCCTCCTGGTCTTCGACGAGGTGATCACGGGGTTCCGCGTCGGCGGGCTGGGCTGTGCGCAGTCGAAGTTCGGCGTCACGCCCGACGTGACGACGTTCGGCAAGATCATCGGCGGCGGCTTCCCGGTCGGCGCGATCGGCGGGAAGGCGGAGATCGTCGAGGGATTCACGCCCGCGGGCGACGTGTTCCAGTCGGGGACGTTCTCCGGCCATCCGGTGACGATGGCGGCCGGGAAGGCCACGTTGGAGTACGCCGCCGAGAACGACGTGTACGAGCACGTCAACCGGCTCGGACGGAAGCTTCGCGAAGGGATCGCGGAGATCTGCGCCGAGCGCGCGCCGGAGTACACCGTCGTCGGCACCGACTCGATGTTCAAGACGGTGTTCACCCGCGAGGCCCCCGACGACGTCGACGCCTGCTGTGCGGGCGGCTGTCGGCAGGATCCCGACTGCGCGCGCTACGACAGCTGTCCGAAGACGGGCGCCGACGTCGCCGCGACCGCGACCGACCGCTGGGAGCGCGTGTTCTGGCAGGAGATGAAAGACCGCGGCGTGTTCCTCACGGCGAACCAGTTCGAGTGTCAGTTCACCTCCTACGCCCACACCGAGGAGGACATCGAGCGGACGCTGGCGGCGTACCGCGAGGCGATCTGA
- a CDS encoding ATP-dependent DNA helicase, with product MSESPHLRFFPYEEPYPNQREAMDRIANALDRGQDVLFEGAPGTGKTLSAVVPALEHAREHDRTVVITTNVHQQMRQFVEDARAITDEEPIRAVVFKGKSSMCHIDVDYQECQTLRDTTREMVETENEVRELESRQRELLAESREGDASAAEAREAVMDELDELEGEVDDYEAANVCEHYRNNLTRDTDEFFGWLFEDVRTPEDVYAYADERELCGYELLKEGMEGVDLVVCNYHHLLDPNIREQFFRWIDRDPSEIVTVLDEAHNVEDAARDHATRTLTENTLDAALDELADSDDSRAEPAENVLRAFRDALVETYEDALGFGGVDEGWEDVSVANDDRRDDLTLAFLRNYEGKGIDTETELAVQLGQAIDEEYERRYRDGEATTRSESQTLAAARFVSTWVDEGTEFGQYPVVSVRRDAGTDEVYGRAELYTCIPRNVTSELFDEVAASVLMSATLRPFDVTEDVLGLEDVASMAYGMGYPEANRRTFAADVPPLFAADRNDPETQAAVSSLLRDAIRFTPGNTLAFFPSYAEAERYHERLAGASRGSGVDAGDGAGADADLGPIHLDGPGEDEERLRSEFVADDGAALFTSLWGTLGEGVSFDGDDARTVVVVGVPYPHLSDRTQAVQDAYNRAFSDRDRSRDPGWLYAVEIPTIRKTRQAVGRVIRGPEDFGVRILADRRYTTADMGKYSVRSAFPPEEREELLDIDPEKLKFAMLNFYRDHDAYDGAPPSP from the coding sequence GTGTCAGAGTCGCCGCACCTGCGGTTCTTCCCGTACGAGGAGCCGTACCCGAACCAGCGCGAGGCGATGGACAGGATCGCCAACGCGCTGGACCGCGGACAGGACGTGCTGTTCGAGGGCGCGCCCGGGACGGGGAAGACCCTCTCCGCGGTCGTGCCCGCGCTCGAACACGCCCGCGAGCACGACCGTACGGTCGTCATCACGACCAACGTCCACCAGCAGATGCGGCAGTTCGTCGAGGACGCTCGCGCGATCACCGACGAGGAGCCGATCCGCGCGGTCGTCTTCAAGGGAAAGTCGTCGATGTGTCACATCGACGTCGACTACCAGGAGTGTCAGACCCTCCGGGACACCACCCGCGAGATGGTGGAGACGGAAAACGAGGTCCGCGAGCTGGAGTCCCGCCAGCGCGAGCTGCTGGCCGAGAGCCGCGAGGGCGACGCGAGCGCCGCCGAGGCCCGCGAGGCGGTCATGGACGAGCTCGACGAGTTGGAGGGCGAGGTCGACGACTACGAGGCCGCGAACGTCTGTGAACACTACCGCAACAACCTCACCCGCGACACCGACGAGTTCTTCGGGTGGCTCTTCGAGGACGTCCGGACCCCGGAGGACGTGTACGCGTACGCCGACGAGCGCGAGCTGTGCGGCTACGAGCTGTTGAAGGAGGGGATGGAGGGCGTCGACCTGGTCGTCTGTAACTACCACCACCTGCTCGACCCGAACATCCGCGAGCAGTTCTTTCGGTGGATCGACCGCGACCCGAGCGAGATAGTCACCGTCTTGGACGAGGCGCACAACGTCGAGGACGCCGCCCGCGACCACGCCACCCGGACGCTGACGGAGAACACCCTCGACGCCGCGCTCGACGAGCTGGCCGACAGCGACGACTCCCGCGCGGAGCCGGCCGAGAACGTCCTCCGGGCGTTCCGCGACGCCCTCGTCGAGACGTACGAGGACGCGCTCGGGTTCGGCGGGGTCGACGAGGGCTGGGAGGACGTCTCGGTCGCCAACGACGACCGGCGCGACGACCTCACGCTGGCGTTCCTCCGCAACTACGAGGGGAAGGGGATCGACACGGAGACCGAGCTCGCCGTCCAGCTCGGGCAGGCGATAGACGAGGAGTACGAGCGCCGCTACCGCGACGGGGAGGCGACGACCCGGTCGGAGTCGCAGACGCTCGCGGCCGCTCGATTCGTCTCGACGTGGGTGGACGAGGGGACGGAGTTCGGACAGTACCCGGTGGTCTCCGTCCGGCGCGACGCCGGCACCGACGAGGTGTACGGTCGGGCGGAGCTGTACACCTGTATCCCGCGGAACGTCACCAGCGAGCTGTTCGACGAGGTGGCGGCCTCGGTCCTGATGAGCGCGACGCTGCGCCCGTTCGACGTGACCGAGGACGTACTGGGCCTGGAGGACGTCGCGTCGATGGCCTACGGGATGGGCTACCCCGAGGCGAACCGCCGGACGTTCGCCGCCGACGTGCCGCCGCTCTTCGCCGCCGACCGCAACGACCCGGAGACCCAGGCGGCGGTGTCGTCGCTGCTCCGCGACGCGATCCGCTTTACGCCCGGTAACACGCTGGCCTTCTTCCCGTCGTACGCGGAGGCGGAGCGCTACCACGAGCGGCTCGCCGGCGCGAGCCGCGGGAGTGGCGTCGACGCCGGGGACGGCGCGGGAGCGGACGCCGACCTCGGCCCGATCCACCTCGACGGTCCCGGCGAGGACGAGGAGCGGCTCCGCAGCGAGTTCGTCGCGGACGACGGCGCCGCGCTGTTCACGTCGCTGTGGGGGACGCTCGGTGAGGGCGTGAGCTTCGACGGCGACGACGCCCGAACGGTCGTCGTGGTCGGCGTCCCGTATCCGCACCTCTCGGACCGGACTCAGGCGGTCCAAGACGCTTACAATCGGGCGTTCTCCGACCGCGACCGCTCCCGCGATCCGGGGTGGCTGTACGCGGTCGAGATCCCGACGATCCGCAAGACCCGGCAGGCGGTCGGGCGGGTGATCCGCGGTCCGGAGGACTTCGGCGTTCGCATCCTCGCGGACCGCCGCTACACGACCGCCGACATGGGGAAGTACTCGGTCCGGTCCGCGTTCCCGCCCGAGGAGCGCGAGGAGCTCCTCGACATCGACCCCGAGAAGCTGAAGTTCGCGATGCTGAACTTCTATCGGGACCACGACGCCTACGACGGGGCGCCGCCGTCGCCGTGA
- a CDS encoding ACT domain-containing protein has protein sequence MFDEILEKFEGSPSQQAVIRLFLERGFSVNEEGRVVSGGIEIPYTGIARELDVDRRVVDSTTDAILTDPELKRIFTNISSIPSLMDLAPVLDLTVLTIEVAAADEAGIVAEVTSILADRGVSIRQVLSEDPEFTDDPKLYVITDAELPGDLLVEVRDLDYVHRVGF, from the coding sequence ATGTTCGACGAGATCCTCGAGAAGTTCGAGGGGTCACCCAGCCAGCAGGCGGTGATCCGGCTGTTCTTAGAGCGCGGCTTCTCGGTCAACGAGGAGGGGCGGGTCGTCTCCGGCGGGATCGAGATCCCCTACACGGGCATCGCGCGCGAACTCGACGTCGACCGACGCGTGGTGGACTCGACGACCGACGCGATCCTGACCGATCCCGAACTGAAGCGCATCTTCACCAACATCTCGTCGATCCCGAGCCTGATGGACCTCGCTCCGGTCTTGGATCTCACGGTGCTGACCATCGAAGTCGCGGCCGCCGACGAGGCCGGGATCGTCGCGGAGGTCACGTCCATCCTGGCCGACCGCGGCGTCTCGATCCGGCAGGTGTTGAGCGAGGACCCCGAGTTCACCGACGACCCGAAACTGTACGTGATCACCGACGCCGAGCTGCCCGGCGACCTGCTCGTGGAGGTCCGCGACCTCGACTACGTCCATCGCGTGGGCTTTTGA
- the radA gene encoding DNA repair and recombination protein RadA — MPEDELEDLPGVGPATSDKLVDNGFESYQSIAVASPGEMSNTADIGESSASDIINAAREAADVGGFETGAAVLERRQEIGKLSWQIDEVDDLLGGGMETQSITEVYGEFGAGKSQVTHQMAVNVQLSEENGGLEGGCIFVDSEDTFRPERIDDMVRGLDDEILADEMERREVEGTPSDEEALEDLVDAFLDQIHVAKAFNSNHQILLAEKAKELAGEHEETEWPIRIVCIDSLTAHFRAEYVGRGELAERQQKLNKHLHDLMRLGDLYNTAILVTNQVASNPDSYFGDPTQAIGGNILGHASTFRIYLRKSKADKRIVRLVDAPNLADGEGVMRVQNEGLKPE; from the coding sequence ATGCCTGAAGACGAACTCGAGGACCTCCCCGGCGTCGGCCCGGCGACCTCGGACAAGCTCGTGGACAACGGATTCGAGAGCTACCAGTCGATCGCGGTCGCCAGCCCCGGCGAGATGTCAAACACCGCTGACATCGGCGAGTCGTCCGCCAGCGACATCATCAACGCCGCCCGCGAGGCCGCCGACGTCGGCGGCTTCGAGACCGGCGCGGCCGTGCTCGAACGCCGCCAAGAGATCGGCAAGCTCTCCTGGCAGATCGACGAGGTCGACGACCTGCTCGGCGGTGGGATGGAGACGCAGTCGATCACGGAAGTGTACGGCGAGTTCGGCGCCGGCAAGTCCCAGGTCACCCACCAGATGGCCGTCAACGTCCAGCTCTCGGAGGAGAACGGCGGGCTGGAGGGCGGCTGTATCTTCGTCGACTCCGAGGACACGTTCCGGCCGGAGCGGATCGACGACATGGTCCGCGGACTCGACGACGAGATCCTCGCCGACGAGATGGAGCGCCGCGAGGTCGAGGGTACCCCGAGCGACGAGGAGGCCTTAGAGGACCTGGTCGATGCGTTCTTAGACCAGATCCACGTCGCGAAGGCGTTCAACTCCAATCACCAGATCCTGCTGGCCGAGAAGGCGAAGGAGCTGGCCGGCGAACACGAGGAGACGGAGTGGCCGATCCGGATCGTCTGTATCGACTCGCTCACCGCGCACTTCCGCGCGGAGTACGTCGGTCGGGGCGAACTCGCGGAGCGACAGCAGAAGCTCAACAAACACCTCCACGACCTGATGCGGCTCGGTGACCTGTACAACACCGCGATCCTCGTCACCAACCAGGTCGCGTCGAACCCCGACTCCTACTTCGGAGACCCGACCCAAGCGATCGGCGGCAACATCCTGGGCCACGCCTCCACGTTCCGGATCTACCTCCGCAAGTCGAAGGCCGACAAGCGGATCGTGCGCCTCGTCGACGCACCGAATCTCGCCGACGGCGAGGGCGTGATGCGCGTTCAAAACGAGGGGCTGAAGCCGGAGTAA
- the uvrA gene encoding excinuclease ABC subunit UvrA: MSKDYIEVRGAEEHNLKDLDVRIPREEFTVVTGLSGSGKSSLAFDTVYAEGQRRYIESLSAYARNFLGQMDKPQVESVEGLSPAISIDQKNAANNPRSTVGTVTELHDYLRLLYARIGTQYDPVTGEEVGEQSAQDMVNQVLELPEGTRAKVAAPVVRDQKGAFEELFEELVSDGYSRVEVDGEPVDLTLDDPGLDENYDHTIDVIVDRVTVSPDARSRITDSVETALEEADGALKLIVPDPPEDVPFASNARSTGSLAADAEADDRLVIEFSEELGNPNSDVQFSAIETRSFSFNSPYGACPECEGIGSTKEVDEDLVVEDPSKPLKHVFEPWSYDRTYYSRQLDNVADHFGVSLETPFGELDEAIRRQFLYGTDDMVHFEWTTKNGTREKTERFEGVIPNLERRHVETDSERARDHIEEYMAVTTCPECEGTRLKGQSRHVLVAGTSITEVNELSIADAREHFEGMEDELNERETTIAEEILKEIRARLGFMQEVGLEYITLDREASTLSGGESQRIRLATQVGSGLVGVLYVLDEPSIGLHQRDNDRLLNTLEGLRDLGNTLLVVEHDEETMRRADEIIDMGPGPGKRGGEIVAQGDFDEVVDAPDSITADYLAGRKAIPVPDERREPEGELAVRGARQHNLKDLDVPIPLGALTTVTGVSGSGKSTLINDILYKGLAREMNNNTSVDPGDHDAIEGLSEIETVRLIDQSPIGRTPRSNPATYTDVFDHVRELFAETKLSKRRGYEKGRFSFNVKGGRCEECGGQGTVKIEMNFLSDVYVPCEQCGGARYNDETLDVTYKSATIADVLDMSVAEAYEFFESHRGLERRLKLLKDVGLGYMELGQPSTTLSGGEAQRVKLAEELGKRATGDTLYLLDEPTTGLHKADERKLIDVLHRLVDAGNTVVVIEHELDLVKNADRVIDLGPEGGDGGGELVASGTPEEIAREDESHTGRYLRDMLPKVDLDGPRNDRRKPAVADDD, translated from the coding sequence ATGAGCAAGGACTACATCGAGGTCCGCGGCGCCGAGGAACACAACCTCAAGGACCTCGACGTCCGGATCCCGCGCGAGGAGTTCACCGTCGTCACCGGACTCTCCGGGTCGGGGAAGTCGTCGCTCGCGTTCGACACCGTCTACGCCGAGGGGCAGCGCCGGTACATCGAGTCGCTGTCCGCGTACGCTCGCAACTTCCTCGGACAGATGGACAAACCGCAGGTCGAGTCCGTCGAGGGGCTCTCGCCGGCGATCTCGATCGACCAGAAGAACGCCGCGAACAACCCCCGGTCGACGGTCGGCACCGTCACCGAACTCCACGACTACCTCCGCCTGTTGTACGCCCGGATCGGCACCCAGTACGATCCCGTCACCGGCGAGGAGGTGGGCGAGCAGTCCGCACAGGACATGGTGAACCAAGTTCTCGAACTCCCCGAGGGCACCCGCGCGAAGGTCGCGGCGCCCGTCGTCCGCGACCAGAAGGGGGCCTTCGAGGAGCTGTTCGAGGAACTCGTGAGCGACGGGTACAGCCGCGTCGAGGTCGACGGCGAACCGGTCGATCTGACCCTCGACGACCCCGGCCTCGACGAGAACTACGACCACACGATCGATGTGATCGTCGACCGGGTGACGGTCTCGCCCGACGCGCGCTCGCGGATCACGGACTCCGTCGAGACCGCCTTGGAAGAGGCCGACGGCGCCCTCAAGCTGATCGTCCCCGACCCGCCGGAGGACGTCCCCTTCGCCTCGAACGCGCGCTCGACCGGGTCGCTCGCGGCGGACGCCGAGGCCGACGACCGGCTCGTCATCGAGTTCTCCGAAGAGTTGGGCAACCCCAACTCCGACGTCCAGTTCTCCGCGATCGAGACGCGGTCGTTCTCCTTCAACAGCCCGTACGGTGCCTGTCCCGAGTGCGAGGGGATCGGCTCGACGAAGGAGGTCGACGAAGACCTCGTCGTCGAGGACCCGTCGAAACCCCTCAAGCACGTGTTCGAACCGTGGAGCTACGACCGGACATACTACTCGCGACAGCTCGACAACGTCGCCGACCACTTCGGCGTCTCGCTCGAAACGCCCTTCGGGGAGCTCGACGAGGCGATCCGACGCCAGTTCCTCTACGGCACCGACGACATGGTTCACTTCGAGTGGACCACGAAGAACGGCACCCGCGAGAAGACCGAGCGCTTCGAGGGCGTCATCCCGAACTTGGAGCGCCGCCACGTCGAGACCGACTCCGAGCGCGCCCGCGACCACATCGAGGAGTACATGGCCGTGACGACCTGCCCCGAGTGCGAGGGAACCCGACTCAAGGGGCAGTCGCGGCACGTCCTCGTCGCGGGCACGTCGATCACCGAAGTCAACGAGCTGTCGATCGCGGACGCCCGCGAGCACTTCGAGGGGATGGAAGACGAGCTGAACGAGCGCGAGACGACGATCGCCGAGGAGATCCTCAAGGAGATCCGCGCGCGGCTCGGCTTCATGCAGGAGGTCGGCTTGGAGTACATCACGCTCGACCGCGAGGCGTCGACGCTGTCGGGCGGCGAGAGCCAGCGCATCCGGCTGGCCACGCAGGTCGGCTCCGGGTTAGTGGGCGTGCTGTACGTCTTGGACGAGCCCTCTATCGGACTCCACCAGCGCGACAACGACCGGCTGCTCAACACCCTCGAAGGGCTTCGAGACCTGGGTAACACCCTCCTCGTCGTCGAACACGACGAGGAGACGATGCGCCGCGCCGACGAGATCATCGACATGGGACCGGGTCCGGGGAAGCGCGGCGGCGAGATCGTCGCGCAGGGCGACTTCGACGAGGTGGTCGACGCCCCCGACTCGATCACGGCCGACTACCTCGCGGGGCGGAAGGCGATTCCGGTGCCCGACGAGCGCCGCGAGCCCGAGGGCGAACTCGCGGTTCGGGGCGCCCGCCAGCACAACCTGAAGGACCTCGATGTCCCGATCCCGCTCGGCGCGCTGACGACCGTCACCGGCGTCTCCGGCTCCGGGAAGTCGACGCTGATCAACGACATCCTCTACAAGGGACTCGCCCGCGAGATGAACAATAACACATCGGTCGACCCGGGCGACCACGACGCGATCGAGGGACTCTCGGAGATCGAGACGGTTCGGCTCATCGACCAGAGTCCCATCGGGCGGACGCCCCGCTCGAACCCCGCGACGTACACGGACGTGTTCGACCACGTCCGCGAGCTGTTCGCGGAGACGAAGCTCTCGAAGCGTCGCGGCTACGAGAAGGGCCGCTTCTCGTTCAACGTGAAGGGCGGGCGCTGCGAGGAGTGCGGCGGCCAGGGGACCGTCAAAATCGAGATGAACTTCCTCTCGGACGTGTACGTCCCCTGCGAACAGTGTGGCGGCGCCCGCTACAACGACGAGACGCTCGACGTAACGTATAAGAGTGCGACCATCGCCGACGTGCTCGACATGAGCGTCGCGGAGGCGTACGAGTTCTTCGAGAGCCACCGCGGCCTCGAACGTCGGCTGAAGCTGCTGAAGGACGTCGGACTCGGCTACATGGAGCTGGGACAGCCCTCCACCACCCTCTCGGGCGGCGAGGCCCAGCGCGTCAAGCTCGCCGAGGAGCTGGGCAAGCGCGCGACGGGCGACACCCTCTATCTGCTCGACGAGCCGACGACCGGCCTGCACAAGGCGGACGAGCGCAAGCTGATCGACGTGCTCCACCGCCTCGTCGACGCGGGCAACACGGTGGTCGTCATCGAACACGAGCTCGACTTAGTCAAGAACGCCGACCGCGTGATCGACCTCGGTCCCGAGGGCGGCGACGGCGGCGGCGAGCTGGTCGCCAGCGGCACTCCCGAGGAGATCGCCCGCGAGGACGAGTCGCACACCGGGCGCTACCTCCGGGACATGCTCCCGAAGGTGGACCTCGACGGTCCTCGCAACGACCGTCGGAAGCCGGCGGTAGCCGACGACGACTGA